In a genomic window of Callithrix jacchus isolate 240 chromosome 22, calJac240_pri, whole genome shotgun sequence:
- the SUGP2 gene encoding SURP and G-patch domain-containing protein 2 isoform X3, with product MASQARPSRCGGGRVPAGLAWVTGCGLRGPAPPFSLPQRRGDGGPRLERLIGSVVHSFLPNSGGPAREDLTAPSAASGPSPFSNRFSPHSSPFTSCPFHSWGNRGTESLGSWQNNMAARRITQETFDAVLQEKAKRYHVDTSGEAVSDTLQFKAQDLLRAVPRSRAEMYDDVHSDGRYSLSGSVAHSRDAGREGLRSDVFPGPSFRSSNPSISDDSYFRKECGRDLEFSHSDSREQVIGHRKLGHFRSQDWKFTLRGSWEQDFGQPISQESSWSQEYNFGPSAVLGDFGSSRLMEKECLEKESRDYDVDHPGEADSVLRGSSQVQARGRALNIVDQEGSLLGKGETQGLLTAKGGVGKLVTLRNVSTKKIPTMNRITPKTQGTNQIQKTTPSPDVTLVTNPGTEDIQFPIQKIPLGLDLKNLRLPRRKMSFDIIDKSDVFSRFGIEIIKWAGFHTIKDDIKFSQLFQTLFELETETCAKMLASFKCSLKPEHRDFCFFTIKFLKHSALKTPRVDNEFLNMLLDKGAVKTKNCFFEIIKPFDKYIMRLQDRLLKSVTPLLMACNAYELSVKMKTLTNPLDLALALETTNSLCRKSLALLGQTFSLASSFRQEKILEAVGLQDIAPSPAAFPNFEDSTLFGREYIDHLKAWLVSSGCPLQVKKAEPEPAREEEKMIPSIKPEIQAKAPSSLSDAVPQRADHKVVGTIDQLVKRVIEGSLSPKERTLLKEDPAYWFLSDENSLEYKYYKLKLAEMQRMSHNLRGADQKPTSAECAVRAMLYARAVRNLKKKLLPWQRRGLLHAQGLRGWKARRATTGTQTLLSSGTRLKHHGRQAPGLSQAKPSLRDRNDAAKDCPPDPARPSPQDSSAEASGPSPKLAGVDISAAPQTSSPCPSTDIDMKTLETAEKLARFVAQVGPEIEQFSIENSTDNPDLWFLHDQNSSAFKFYRKKVFELCPSICFTSSPHNLHTGGPDTTGSQESPMDLMEGEGEFEGEPPPRGAELESLEVMPEEEEEDDDEDGGEEAPASGGTGKSGGSTPADGLPSEAAEEDLAGAPALSQASAGTCFPRKRISSKSLKVGMIPAPKRVCLIQEPKVHEPVRIAYDRPRGRPMSKKKKPKDLDFAQQKLTDKNLGFQMLQKMGWKEGHGLGSLGKGIREPVSVGTPSEGEGLGADGQEHKEDTFDVFRQRMMQMYRHKRANK from the exons ATGGCGTCGCAGGCTCGGCCCTCTCGCTGCGGAGGTGGCCGCGTCCCAGCTGGGTTGGCCTGGGTGACCGGCTGCGGCCTCCGGGGCCCGGCGcccccattttctctccctcagaGGCGGGGAGACGGCGGGCCGCGTCTAGAAAGGCTCATTGGTTCAGTCGTTCATTCATTCCTCCCAAACTCTGGGGGTCCCGCTCGTGAGGATTTAACGGCGCCCAGCGCTGCATCGGGCCCTTCCCCTTTTTCGAACCGGTTCAGCCCCCATAGCAGCCCCTTTACTAGCTGCCCATTCCATAGTTGGGGAAACAGGGGCACAGAAAGCTTAGGATCGT GGCAAAATAACATGGCAGCCAGACGAATTACACAGGAGACTTTTGATGCTGTGTTACAAGAAAAAGCCAAACGATACCACGTGGATACCAGTGGTGAGGCTGTAAGCGACACTCTTCAGTTCAAAGCTCAAG ATCTCTTAAGGGCAGTCCCAAGATCCAGAGCAGAGATGTATGATGACGTTCACAGCGATGGCAGATACTCCCTCAGTGGATCTGTAGCTCACTCTCGAGACGCTGGAAGAGAAGGCCTGCGAAGTGACGTATTTCCAGGGCCTTCCTTTAGATCAAGCAACCCTTCCATCAGTGACGACAGCTACTTTCGCAAAGAGTGTGGCCGGGATCTGGAATTTTCTCACTCTGATTCCCGGGAGCAGGTCATTGGCCACCGGAAATTGGGACATTTCCGTTCTCAGGACTGGAAATTTACGCTCCGTGGTTCTTGGGAGCAAGACTTTGGCCAGCCAATTTCTCAAGAGTCCTCTTGGTCACAGGAGTATAATTTTGGTCCCTCTGCAGTTCTGGGGGACTTTGGATCTTCCAGGCTGATGGAGAAAGAGTGTTTGGAGAAGGAGAGTCGGGATTATGACGTGGACCATCCCGGGGAGGCTGACTCCGTGCTCAGGGGCAGCAGCCAAGTCCAGGCCAGAGGCCGAGCTCTAAACATAGTTGACCAGGAAGGTTCCCTCCTAGGAAAGGGGGAGACTCAGGGCCTGCTCACAGCTAAGGGGGGTGTTGGGAAACTTGTCACCTTGAGAAATGTGAGCACAAAAAAAATACCCACCATGAATCGTATTACTCCTAAAACTCAGGGCACTAACCAAATCCAGAAAACCACTCCAAGTCCTGATGTGACCCTGGTGACAAACCCAGGGACAGAAGATATCCAGTTCCCCATTCAGAAGATCCCTCTGGGGCTGGATCTGAAGAATCTTCGGCTCCCCAGAAGAAAGATGAGCTTCGACATCATAGATAAGTCTGATGTTTTTTCAAGATTTGGGATAGAAATAATCAAATGGGCAGGATTCCACACTATAAAAGATGATATTAAATTTTCCCAACTTTTCCAGACTCTCTTTGAACTTGAAACAGAAACCTGTGCTAAAATGCTCGCCTCATTCAAATGTTCCTTAAAACCAGAGCACagagatttttgcttttttactatCAAATTTTTAAAGCACTCTGCTTTGAAAACACCCAGAGTTGATAATGAGTTTTTAAACATGCTTTTAGACAAAGGTGCTGTGAAGACCAAAAATTgcttttttgaaattataaagcCCTTTGACAAGTACATAATGAGACTTCAAGACCGGCTTCTGAAGAGTGTCACACCTTTGCTTATGGCCTGCAATGCCTATGAGCTGAGTGTCAAGATGAAGACCCTCACTAACCCCCTGGACTTGGCTCTTGCCCTGGAAACCACCAATTCTCTCTGCCGGAAGTCTCTGGCCCTTCTGGGGCAGACATTTTCCTTGGCCTCTTCTTTCCGGCAAGAAAAAATCTTAGAAGCTGTCGGCCTGCAAGATATAGCTCCCTCTCCTGCTGCATTTCCAAACTTCGAAGACTCCACTTTGTTTGGGAGAGAGTACATAGACCACCTGAAGGCCTGGCTGGTCAGCAGCGGGTGTCCCCTCCAGGTTAAGAAAGCCGAACCAGAGCCGGCACgagaggaggagaaaatgatTCCTTCTATCAAACCCGAAATTCAGGCCAAGGCCCCAAGTAGTCTCAGTGATG CTGTCCCTCagcgagcagatcacaaggtagtGGGGACCATCGACCAGCTTGTGAAACGTGTCATCGAAGGCAGCCTGTCTCCCAAAGAGAGAACTCTTCTCAAGGAGGACCCTGCTTACTG GTTTTTGTCTGATGAAAATAGCCTGGAGTATAAATACTACAAGCTGAAGTTGGCAGAAATGCAGCGGATGAGCCACAACTTGCGAGGAGCCGACCAGAAGCCGACCTCGGCAGAGTGTGCGGTGCGGGCCATGCTGTATGCCCGGGCTGTTCGCAACCTCAAGAAGAAACTGCTGCCATGGCAGCGGCGGGGGCTCCTCCATGCTCAAGGTCTCCGGGGCTGGAAGGCGAGGAGAGCAACCACCGGGACCCAGACCCTCCTATCCTCAGGAACCAGGCTGAAACACCATGGCCGGCAGGCTCCAGGCCTCTCGCAGGCAAAGCCATCCCTGCGAGACAGAAATGATGCTGCCAAGGATTGCCCTCCAGACCCAGCCAGACCCTCTCCTCAGGACTCCAGCGCAGAAGCCTCAGGCCCATCCCCCAAGCTAGCAGGAGTGGACATCTCTGCAGCACCTCAGACCTCTTCTCCCTGCCCATCTACTGACA TTGACATGAAGACATTGGAGACTGCAGAGAAACTGGCTAGATTTGTTGCTCAGGTGGGACCAGAGATCGAACAATTCAGCATAGAAAACAGCACCGATAACCCTGACCTGTG GTTTCTACATGACCAAAATAGTTCTGCTTTCAAATTCTATCGAAAGAAAGTGTTTGAACTATGTCCGTCAATTTGTTTCACGTCATCTCCACACAACCTGCACACCGGTGGCCCTGACACCACGGGTTCTCAGGAGAGCCCGATGGACCTcatggaaggggaaggagagttTGAAGGTGAGCCCCCTCCTCGGGGGGCTGAGCTGGAGAGCCTAGAGGTAAtgcctgaggaggaggaggaggacgacgaTGAGGATGGTGGAGAGGAGGCCCCTGCTTCTGGAGGGACGGGCAAGTCTGGGGGCAGCACCCCTGCTGACGGCCTTCCCAGTGAGGCTGCCGAGGAGGACCTGGCTGGAGCACCTGCCCTGTCACAGGCCTCCGCAGGTACCTGCTTCCCCCGGAAGAGGATCAGCAGCAAGTCATTGAAGGTTGGCATGATTCCAGCTCCCAAGAGAGTGTGTCTCATCCAGGAGCCAAAAG TCCATGAACCAGTTCGAATTGCCTATGACAGGCCTCGGGGTCGTCCCATGTCCAAAAAGAAG aAACCCAAGGACTTGGACTTCGCCCAGCAGAAGCTCACCGATAAGAACCTGGGCTTCCAGATGCTGCAGAAGATGGGCTGGAAGGAGGGCCATGGCCTGGGCTCCCTTGGAAAGGGCATCCGGGAGCCTGTCAGCGT GGGAACCCCCTCGGAAGGGGAAGGGTTGGGTGCTGACGGGCAGGAGCACAAAGAAGACACATTCGACGTGTTCCGGCAGAGGATGATGCAGATGTACAGACACAAGCGGGCCAACAAATAG
- the SUGP2 gene encoding SURP and G-patch domain-containing protein 2 isoform X1, translated as MASQARPSRCGGGRVPAGLAWVTGCGLRGPAPPFSLPQRRGDGGPRLERLIGSVVHSFLPNSGGPAREDLTAPSAASGPSPFSNRFSPHSSPFTSCPFHSWGNRGTESLGSWQNNMAARRITQETFDAVLQEKAKRYHVDTSGEAVSDTLQFKAQDLLRAVPRSRAEMYDDVHSDGRYSLSGSVAHSRDAGREGLRSDVFPGPSFRSSNPSISDDSYFRKECGRDLEFSHSDSREQVIGHRKLGHFRSQDWKFTLRGSWEQDFGQPISQESSWSQEYNFGPSAVLGDFGSSRLMEKECLEKESRDYDVDHPGEADSVLRGSSQVQARGRALNIVDQEGSLLGKGETQGLLTAKGGVGKLVTLRNVSTKKIPTMNRITPKTQGTNQIQKTTPSPDVTLVTNPGTEDIQFPIQKIPLGLDLKNLRLPRRKMSFDIIDKSDVFSRFGIEIIKWAGFHTIKDDIKFSQLFQTLFELETETCAKMLASFKCSLKPEHRDFCFFTIKFLKHSALKTPRVDNEFLNMLLDKGAVKTKNCFFEIIKPFDKYIMRLQDRLLKSVTPLLMACNAYELSVKMKTLTNPLDLALALETTNSLCRKSLALLGQTFSLASSFRQEKILEAVGLQDIAPSPAAFPNFEDSTLFGREYIDHLKAWLVSSGCPLQVKKAEPEPAREEEKMIPSIKPEIQAKAPSSLSDAVPQRADHKVVGTIDQLVKRVIEGSLSPKERTLLKEDPAYWFLSDENSLEYKYYKLKLAEMQRMSHNLRGADQKPTSAECAVRAMLYARAVRNLKKKLLPWQRRGLLHAQGLRGWKARRATTGTQTLLSSGTRLKHHGRQAPGLSQAKPSLRDRNDAAKDCPPDPARPSPQDSSAEASGPSPKLAGVDISAAPQTSSPCPSTDIDMKTLETAEKLARFVAQVGPEIEQFSIENSTDNPDLWPCIPCSSAFLPWTAVRPLEFWFLIKFLVLLKFSIIERLYHQAVAAQKEVRFLHDQNSSAFKFYRKKVFELCPSICFTSSPHNLHTGGPDTTGSQESPMDLMEGEGEFEGEPPPRGAELESLEVMPEEEEEDDDEDGGEEAPASGGTGKSGGSTPADGLPSEAAEEDLAGAPALSQASAGTCFPRKRISSKSLKVGMIPAPKRVCLIQEPKVHEPVRIAYDRPRGRPMSKKKKPKDLDFAQQKLTDKNLGFQMLQKMGWKEGHGLGSLGKGIREPVSVGTPSEGEGLGADGQEHKEDTFDVFRQRMMQMYRHKRANK; from the exons ATGGCGTCGCAGGCTCGGCCCTCTCGCTGCGGAGGTGGCCGCGTCCCAGCTGGGTTGGCCTGGGTGACCGGCTGCGGCCTCCGGGGCCCGGCGcccccattttctctccctcagaGGCGGGGAGACGGCGGGCCGCGTCTAGAAAGGCTCATTGGTTCAGTCGTTCATTCATTCCTCCCAAACTCTGGGGGTCCCGCTCGTGAGGATTTAACGGCGCCCAGCGCTGCATCGGGCCCTTCCCCTTTTTCGAACCGGTTCAGCCCCCATAGCAGCCCCTTTACTAGCTGCCCATTCCATAGTTGGGGAAACAGGGGCACAGAAAGCTTAGGATCGT GGCAAAATAACATGGCAGCCAGACGAATTACACAGGAGACTTTTGATGCTGTGTTACAAGAAAAAGCCAAACGATACCACGTGGATACCAGTGGTGAGGCTGTAAGCGACACTCTTCAGTTCAAAGCTCAAG ATCTCTTAAGGGCAGTCCCAAGATCCAGAGCAGAGATGTATGATGACGTTCACAGCGATGGCAGATACTCCCTCAGTGGATCTGTAGCTCACTCTCGAGACGCTGGAAGAGAAGGCCTGCGAAGTGACGTATTTCCAGGGCCTTCCTTTAGATCAAGCAACCCTTCCATCAGTGACGACAGCTACTTTCGCAAAGAGTGTGGCCGGGATCTGGAATTTTCTCACTCTGATTCCCGGGAGCAGGTCATTGGCCACCGGAAATTGGGACATTTCCGTTCTCAGGACTGGAAATTTACGCTCCGTGGTTCTTGGGAGCAAGACTTTGGCCAGCCAATTTCTCAAGAGTCCTCTTGGTCACAGGAGTATAATTTTGGTCCCTCTGCAGTTCTGGGGGACTTTGGATCTTCCAGGCTGATGGAGAAAGAGTGTTTGGAGAAGGAGAGTCGGGATTATGACGTGGACCATCCCGGGGAGGCTGACTCCGTGCTCAGGGGCAGCAGCCAAGTCCAGGCCAGAGGCCGAGCTCTAAACATAGTTGACCAGGAAGGTTCCCTCCTAGGAAAGGGGGAGACTCAGGGCCTGCTCACAGCTAAGGGGGGTGTTGGGAAACTTGTCACCTTGAGAAATGTGAGCACAAAAAAAATACCCACCATGAATCGTATTACTCCTAAAACTCAGGGCACTAACCAAATCCAGAAAACCACTCCAAGTCCTGATGTGACCCTGGTGACAAACCCAGGGACAGAAGATATCCAGTTCCCCATTCAGAAGATCCCTCTGGGGCTGGATCTGAAGAATCTTCGGCTCCCCAGAAGAAAGATGAGCTTCGACATCATAGATAAGTCTGATGTTTTTTCAAGATTTGGGATAGAAATAATCAAATGGGCAGGATTCCACACTATAAAAGATGATATTAAATTTTCCCAACTTTTCCAGACTCTCTTTGAACTTGAAACAGAAACCTGTGCTAAAATGCTCGCCTCATTCAAATGTTCCTTAAAACCAGAGCACagagatttttgcttttttactatCAAATTTTTAAAGCACTCTGCTTTGAAAACACCCAGAGTTGATAATGAGTTTTTAAACATGCTTTTAGACAAAGGTGCTGTGAAGACCAAAAATTgcttttttgaaattataaagcCCTTTGACAAGTACATAATGAGACTTCAAGACCGGCTTCTGAAGAGTGTCACACCTTTGCTTATGGCCTGCAATGCCTATGAGCTGAGTGTCAAGATGAAGACCCTCACTAACCCCCTGGACTTGGCTCTTGCCCTGGAAACCACCAATTCTCTCTGCCGGAAGTCTCTGGCCCTTCTGGGGCAGACATTTTCCTTGGCCTCTTCTTTCCGGCAAGAAAAAATCTTAGAAGCTGTCGGCCTGCAAGATATAGCTCCCTCTCCTGCTGCATTTCCAAACTTCGAAGACTCCACTTTGTTTGGGAGAGAGTACATAGACCACCTGAAGGCCTGGCTGGTCAGCAGCGGGTGTCCCCTCCAGGTTAAGAAAGCCGAACCAGAGCCGGCACgagaggaggagaaaatgatTCCTTCTATCAAACCCGAAATTCAGGCCAAGGCCCCAAGTAGTCTCAGTGATG CTGTCCCTCagcgagcagatcacaaggtagtGGGGACCATCGACCAGCTTGTGAAACGTGTCATCGAAGGCAGCCTGTCTCCCAAAGAGAGAACTCTTCTCAAGGAGGACCCTGCTTACTG GTTTTTGTCTGATGAAAATAGCCTGGAGTATAAATACTACAAGCTGAAGTTGGCAGAAATGCAGCGGATGAGCCACAACTTGCGAGGAGCCGACCAGAAGCCGACCTCGGCAGAGTGTGCGGTGCGGGCCATGCTGTATGCCCGGGCTGTTCGCAACCTCAAGAAGAAACTGCTGCCATGGCAGCGGCGGGGGCTCCTCCATGCTCAAGGTCTCCGGGGCTGGAAGGCGAGGAGAGCAACCACCGGGACCCAGACCCTCCTATCCTCAGGAACCAGGCTGAAACACCATGGCCGGCAGGCTCCAGGCCTCTCGCAGGCAAAGCCATCCCTGCGAGACAGAAATGATGCTGCCAAGGATTGCCCTCCAGACCCAGCCAGACCCTCTCCTCAGGACTCCAGCGCAGAAGCCTCAGGCCCATCCCCCAAGCTAGCAGGAGTGGACATCTCTGCAGCACCTCAGACCTCTTCTCCCTGCCCATCTACTGACA TTGACATGAAGACATTGGAGACTGCAGAGAAACTGGCTAGATTTGTTGCTCAGGTGGGACCAGAGATCGAACAATTCAGCATAGAAAACAGCACCGATAACCCTGACCTGTG GCCCTGCATACCTTGTTCGTCCGCCTTCTTGCCCTGGACAGCAGTGAGGCCTCTCGAATTCTGGTTCCTTATTAAGTTTCTAGTACTCCTCAAATTTTCTATTATTGAGAGACTGTACCATCAAGCCGTAGCTGCACAGAAGGAAGTCAG GTTTCTACATGACCAAAATAGTTCTGCTTTCAAATTCTATCGAAAGAAAGTGTTTGAACTATGTCCGTCAATTTGTTTCACGTCATCTCCACACAACCTGCACACCGGTGGCCCTGACACCACGGGTTCTCAGGAGAGCCCGATGGACCTcatggaaggggaaggagagttTGAAGGTGAGCCCCCTCCTCGGGGGGCTGAGCTGGAGAGCCTAGAGGTAAtgcctgaggaggaggaggaggacgacgaTGAGGATGGTGGAGAGGAGGCCCCTGCTTCTGGAGGGACGGGCAAGTCTGGGGGCAGCACCCCTGCTGACGGCCTTCCCAGTGAGGCTGCCGAGGAGGACCTGGCTGGAGCACCTGCCCTGTCACAGGCCTCCGCAGGTACCTGCTTCCCCCGGAAGAGGATCAGCAGCAAGTCATTGAAGGTTGGCATGATTCCAGCTCCCAAGAGAGTGTGTCTCATCCAGGAGCCAAAAG TCCATGAACCAGTTCGAATTGCCTATGACAGGCCTCGGGGTCGTCCCATGTCCAAAAAGAAG aAACCCAAGGACTTGGACTTCGCCCAGCAGAAGCTCACCGATAAGAACCTGGGCTTCCAGATGCTGCAGAAGATGGGCTGGAAGGAGGGCCATGGCCTGGGCTCCCTTGGAAAGGGCATCCGGGAGCCTGTCAGCGT GGGAACCCCCTCGGAAGGGGAAGGGTTGGGTGCTGACGGGCAGGAGCACAAAGAAGACACATTCGACGTGTTCCGGCAGAGGATGATGCAGATGTACAGACACAAGCGGGCCAACAAATAG
- the SUGP2 gene encoding SURP and G-patch domain-containing protein 2 isoform X7, which yields MASQARPSRCGGGRVPAGLAWVTGCGLRGPAPPFSLPQRRGDGGPRLERLIGQNNMAARRITQETFDAVLQEKAKRYHVDTSGEAVSDTLQFKAQDLLRAVPRSRAEMYDDVHSDGRYSLSGSVAHSRDAGREGLRSDVFPGPSFRSSNPSISDDSYFRKECGRDLEFSHSDSREQVIGHRKLGHFRSQDWKFTLRGSWEQDFGQPISQESSWSQEYNFGPSAVLGDFGSSRLMEKECLEKESRDYDVDHPGEADSVLRGSSQVQARGRALNIVDQEGSLLGKGETQGLLTAKGGVGKLVTLRNVSTKKIPTMNRITPKTQGTNQIQKTTPSPDVTLVTNPGTEDIQFPIQKIPLGLDLKNLRLPRRKMSFDIIDKSDVFSRFGIEIIKWAGFHTIKDDIKFSQLFQTLFELETETCAKMLASFKCSLKPEHRDFCFFTIKFLKHSALKTPRVDNEFLNMLLDKGAVKTKNCFFEIIKPFDKYIMRLQDRLLKSVTPLLMACNAYELSVKMKTLTNPLDLALALETTNSLCRKSLALLGQTFSLASSFRQEKILEAVGLQDIAPSPAAFPNFEDSTLFGREYIDHLKAWLVSSGCPLQVKKAEPEPAREEEKMIPSIKPEIQAKAPSSLSDAVPQRADHKVVGTIDQLVKRVIEGSLSPKERTLLKEDPAYWFLSDENSLEYKYYKLKLAEMQRMSHNLRGADQKPTSAECAVRAMLYARAVRNLKKKLLPWQRRGLLHAQGLRGWKARRATTGTQTLLSSGTRLKHHGRQAPGLSQAKPSLRDRNDAAKDCPPDPARPSPQDSSAEASGPSPKLAGVDISAAPQTSSPCPSTDIDMKTLETAEKLARFVAQVGPEIEQFSIENSTDNPDLWFLHDQNSSAFKFYRKKVFELCPSICFTSSPHNLHTGGPDTTGSQESPMDLMEGEGEFEGEPPPRGAELESLEVMPEEEEEDDDEDGGEEAPASGGTGKSGGSTPADGLPSEAAEEDLAGAPALSQASAGTCFPRKRISSKSLKVGMIPAPKRVCLIQEPKVHEPVRIAYDRPRGRPMSKKKKPKDLDFAQQKLTDKNLGFQMLQKMGWKEGHGLGSLGKGIREPVSVGTPSEGEGLGADGQEHKEDTFDVFRQRMMQMYRHKRANK from the exons ATGGCGTCGCAGGCTCGGCCCTCTCGCTGCGGAGGTGGCCGCGTCCCAGCTGGGTTGGCCTGGGTGACCGGCTGCGGCCTCCGGGGCCCGGCGcccccattttctctccctcagaGGCGGGGAGACGGCGGGCCGCGTCTAGAAAGGCTCATTG GGCAAAATAACATGGCAGCCAGACGAATTACACAGGAGACTTTTGATGCTGTGTTACAAGAAAAAGCCAAACGATACCACGTGGATACCAGTGGTGAGGCTGTAAGCGACACTCTTCAGTTCAAAGCTCAAG ATCTCTTAAGGGCAGTCCCAAGATCCAGAGCAGAGATGTATGATGACGTTCACAGCGATGGCAGATACTCCCTCAGTGGATCTGTAGCTCACTCTCGAGACGCTGGAAGAGAAGGCCTGCGAAGTGACGTATTTCCAGGGCCTTCCTTTAGATCAAGCAACCCTTCCATCAGTGACGACAGCTACTTTCGCAAAGAGTGTGGCCGGGATCTGGAATTTTCTCACTCTGATTCCCGGGAGCAGGTCATTGGCCACCGGAAATTGGGACATTTCCGTTCTCAGGACTGGAAATTTACGCTCCGTGGTTCTTGGGAGCAAGACTTTGGCCAGCCAATTTCTCAAGAGTCCTCTTGGTCACAGGAGTATAATTTTGGTCCCTCTGCAGTTCTGGGGGACTTTGGATCTTCCAGGCTGATGGAGAAAGAGTGTTTGGAGAAGGAGAGTCGGGATTATGACGTGGACCATCCCGGGGAGGCTGACTCCGTGCTCAGGGGCAGCAGCCAAGTCCAGGCCAGAGGCCGAGCTCTAAACATAGTTGACCAGGAAGGTTCCCTCCTAGGAAAGGGGGAGACTCAGGGCCTGCTCACAGCTAAGGGGGGTGTTGGGAAACTTGTCACCTTGAGAAATGTGAGCACAAAAAAAATACCCACCATGAATCGTATTACTCCTAAAACTCAGGGCACTAACCAAATCCAGAAAACCACTCCAAGTCCTGATGTGACCCTGGTGACAAACCCAGGGACAGAAGATATCCAGTTCCCCATTCAGAAGATCCCTCTGGGGCTGGATCTGAAGAATCTTCGGCTCCCCAGAAGAAAGATGAGCTTCGACATCATAGATAAGTCTGATGTTTTTTCAAGATTTGGGATAGAAATAATCAAATGGGCAGGATTCCACACTATAAAAGATGATATTAAATTTTCCCAACTTTTCCAGACTCTCTTTGAACTTGAAACAGAAACCTGTGCTAAAATGCTCGCCTCATTCAAATGTTCCTTAAAACCAGAGCACagagatttttgcttttttactatCAAATTTTTAAAGCACTCTGCTTTGAAAACACCCAGAGTTGATAATGAGTTTTTAAACATGCTTTTAGACAAAGGTGCTGTGAAGACCAAAAATTgcttttttgaaattataaagcCCTTTGACAAGTACATAATGAGACTTCAAGACCGGCTTCTGAAGAGTGTCACACCTTTGCTTATGGCCTGCAATGCCTATGAGCTGAGTGTCAAGATGAAGACCCTCACTAACCCCCTGGACTTGGCTCTTGCCCTGGAAACCACCAATTCTCTCTGCCGGAAGTCTCTGGCCCTTCTGGGGCAGACATTTTCCTTGGCCTCTTCTTTCCGGCAAGAAAAAATCTTAGAAGCTGTCGGCCTGCAAGATATAGCTCCCTCTCCTGCTGCATTTCCAAACTTCGAAGACTCCACTTTGTTTGGGAGAGAGTACATAGACCACCTGAAGGCCTGGCTGGTCAGCAGCGGGTGTCCCCTCCAGGTTAAGAAAGCCGAACCAGAGCCGGCACgagaggaggagaaaatgatTCCTTCTATCAAACCCGAAATTCAGGCCAAGGCCCCAAGTAGTCTCAGTGATG CTGTCCCTCagcgagcagatcacaaggtagtGGGGACCATCGACCAGCTTGTGAAACGTGTCATCGAAGGCAGCCTGTCTCCCAAAGAGAGAACTCTTCTCAAGGAGGACCCTGCTTACTG GTTTTTGTCTGATGAAAATAGCCTGGAGTATAAATACTACAAGCTGAAGTTGGCAGAAATGCAGCGGATGAGCCACAACTTGCGAGGAGCCGACCAGAAGCCGACCTCGGCAGAGTGTGCGGTGCGGGCCATGCTGTATGCCCGGGCTGTTCGCAACCTCAAGAAGAAACTGCTGCCATGGCAGCGGCGGGGGCTCCTCCATGCTCAAGGTCTCCGGGGCTGGAAGGCGAGGAGAGCAACCACCGGGACCCAGACCCTCCTATCCTCAGGAACCAGGCTGAAACACCATGGCCGGCAGGCTCCAGGCCTCTCGCAGGCAAAGCCATCCCTGCGAGACAGAAATGATGCTGCCAAGGATTGCCCTCCAGACCCAGCCAGACCCTCTCCTCAGGACTCCAGCGCAGAAGCCTCAGGCCCATCCCCCAAGCTAGCAGGAGTGGACATCTCTGCAGCACCTCAGACCTCTTCTCCCTGCCCATCTACTGACA TTGACATGAAGACATTGGAGACTGCAGAGAAACTGGCTAGATTTGTTGCTCAGGTGGGACCAGAGATCGAACAATTCAGCATAGAAAACAGCACCGATAACCCTGACCTGTG GTTTCTACATGACCAAAATAGTTCTGCTTTCAAATTCTATCGAAAGAAAGTGTTTGAACTATGTCCGTCAATTTGTTTCACGTCATCTCCACACAACCTGCACACCGGTGGCCCTGACACCACGGGTTCTCAGGAGAGCCCGATGGACCTcatggaaggggaaggagagttTGAAGGTGAGCCCCCTCCTCGGGGGGCTGAGCTGGAGAGCCTAGAGGTAAtgcctgaggaggaggaggaggacgacgaTGAGGATGGTGGAGAGGAGGCCCCTGCTTCTGGAGGGACGGGCAAGTCTGGGGGCAGCACCCCTGCTGACGGCCTTCCCAGTGAGGCTGCCGAGGAGGACCTGGCTGGAGCACCTGCCCTGTCACAGGCCTCCGCAGGTACCTGCTTCCCCCGGAAGAGGATCAGCAGCAAGTCATTGAAGGTTGGCATGATTCCAGCTCCCAAGAGAGTGTGTCTCATCCAGGAGCCAAAAG TCCATGAACCAGTTCGAATTGCCTATGACAGGCCTCGGGGTCGTCCCATGTCCAAAAAGAAG aAACCCAAGGACTTGGACTTCGCCCAGCAGAAGCTCACCGATAAGAACCTGGGCTTCCAGATGCTGCAGAAGATGGGCTGGAAGGAGGGCCATGGCCTGGGCTCCCTTGGAAAGGGCATCCGGGAGCCTGTCAGCGT GGGAACCCCCTCGGAAGGGGAAGGGTTGGGTGCTGACGGGCAGGAGCACAAAGAAGACACATTCGACGTGTTCCGGCAGAGGATGATGCAGATGTACAGACACAAGCGGGCCAACAAATAG